From Pseudomonas saponiphila, a single genomic window includes:
- a CDS encoding uracil-DNA glycosylase, translating to MKLCALQLATQLVDTLPVGRPGLFNPWRQSCPHDLPINTIENKIARLAAHLDCDAKLILVGEAPGYQGCRYSGVAFTSERLLLEGKIPRMPELQGRLTDRGKPFSEPSATIVWGKLSELGIAGDVILWNSVQLHPHHPGQPHTNRTPSDEEVLLGLPALNLLRLHYPTATFVAVGNKADDILRAAGISATKVRHPANGGANKFRDGLEAIIH from the coding sequence ATGAAGCTTTGCGCCCTGCAACTGGCAACCCAGCTGGTCGATACGCTGCCGGTCGGTAGGCCGGGACTGTTTAACCCTTGGCGGCAAAGCTGCCCACATGACCTGCCCATCAACACCATAGAGAACAAGATCGCCCGTCTGGCCGCTCACCTCGATTGCGATGCCAAGCTGATCCTCGTAGGTGAAGCTCCTGGCTATCAGGGGTGTCGGTACAGTGGCGTTGCATTCACCTCCGAGCGGCTACTGCTTGAAGGGAAGATTCCGCGGATGCCGGAGTTGCAGGGCCGGCTCACTGATCGAGGGAAGCCATTCAGCGAACCTTCAGCCACTATCGTGTGGGGGAAACTCAGTGAGCTGGGGATCGCCGGCGACGTGATTCTCTGGAACTCAGTTCAACTCCACCCTCATCACCCTGGCCAGCCACACACCAATCGCACACCGTCCGATGAAGAGGTTCTGCTTGGCCTTCCAGCGCTCAACCTGCTCCGGCTGCATTACCCGACTGCTACCTTTGTGGCGGTTGGCAACAAGGCAGACGACATCCTCCGGGCAGCGGGTATTTCCGCGACCAAAGTTAGGCACCCAGCTAATGGTGGGGCCAACAAGTTCCGTGATGGTCTTGAGGCCATCATCCACTAA
- a CDS encoding aromatic ring-hydroxylating oxygenase subunit alpha, which translates to MQQIHPLSPLLREATPSLPPSRYIDGNVYADELHNIWKKGWNYVGPLSDIAPGTMRRVDVAGANILLVRAKDGDVRAYHNVCPHRGSELCTADEQPLRGGRILCPYHAWSFNADGTLASTAAASHAPDFDKADHGLRSVGLIDWNGLLFVRPVESSDDFGADNAFGLHDLDNWPMRELVTAGRETHLVECNWKILWENFNECLHCPGVHPSLCDLIPIHRKGLLAYSDAPDWTPDSMEPEHGLRDGARSWTLSGAAATAEFPGLTEDQRNAGQVYCVIWPTLLIVAHVDYISIVSYRPKGPEQTEVTGEVLVAPAALADPNFDLHQIVAFNQQVQNEDEEVCELNQRGLRTSPFKAGVLMPEEYNVKTFHDWIARQMAGADAA; encoded by the coding sequence ATGCAACAGATCCATCCCCTCTCCCCGCTGCTGCGTGAGGCCACCCCGTCGCTGCCGCCGTCGCGCTATATCGATGGGAACGTTTATGCCGATGAATTGCACAATATATGGAAAAAAGGCTGGAATTATGTCGGGCCGCTGTCGGATATAGCCCCTGGCACGATGCGCCGGGTGGATGTGGCAGGCGCCAATATCCTGCTGGTTCGAGCCAAAGACGGCGATGTCCGCGCCTATCACAATGTCTGTCCGCATCGCGGATCCGAACTGTGCACCGCCGACGAACAACCTTTGCGCGGCGGACGGATATTATGTCCCTATCATGCGTGGAGCTTTAACGCCGACGGCACACTGGCAAGTACCGCTGCGGCCAGTCACGCGCCCGATTTCGACAAAGCGGATCATGGTCTGCGCAGCGTTGGTCTGATCGACTGGAATGGGCTGCTGTTTGTCCGCCCGGTGGAAAGCAGCGATGATTTTGGCGCAGACAATGCCTTTGGCCTGCATGACCTTGATAACTGGCCAATGCGCGAGCTGGTAACCGCAGGCCGCGAAACCCATCTGGTTGAATGCAACTGGAAAATTCTGTGGGAAAATTTCAACGAATGCCTGCATTGTCCGGGTGTTCATCCATCGCTATGCGACCTCATTCCAATCCATAGAAAAGGGCTGCTCGCTTATTCTGATGCGCCCGATTGGACCCCCGACAGCATGGAACCCGAACATGGCTTGCGTGATGGCGCACGCAGCTGGACGTTAAGCGGAGCGGCCGCCACCGCCGAATTTCCTGGATTGACAGAGGACCAGCGCAACGCTGGCCAGGTCTATTGTGTGATCTGGCCAACATTGTTGATCGTCGCGCATGTCGATTATATCAGCATCGTGTCCTATCGCCCCAAGGGGCCGGAACAGACCGAAGTCACCGGCGAGGTGCTGGTGGCGCCAGCGGCTTTGGCCGACCCCAATTTCGATCTGCACCAGATTGTTGCGTTCAATCAACAGGTGCAAAATGAAGATGAAGAAGTGTGCGAATTGAACCAGCGCGGTCTGCGCACCAGTCCGTTTAAGGCTGGCGTCCTGATGCCAGAAGAATATAATGTGAAAACGTTTCACGATTGGATCGCGCGGCAAATGGCCGGGGCGGATGCCGCATGA
- a CDS encoding OmpA family protein, whose translation MLSTRVMRPTALAVAVAVGLSGCATIDRTVAENDSWVSCVGGGLMGALAGAAVGAATKGDGKAIAIGAVAGAAVGCGAGLLYKKRVDRLQAIAKEEGLQMKVRELKAVETPATAGQAAKFKPVGIEAELQLQEMFQVGSAVITPEGYRKLTRVAGEFVEKREAAAQAQPGQAQLPRKKVLVVGHTDSTGPAELNQKLSEQRARAVGEILAAAGVAKSDIYYQGAGASRPIASNTTEQGRADNRRVEFIEVENEELLVKRVQDERNNSKYLAHGTAPATKVKPAPTKPAPVVKSEPAVQAPVVKAPAVQEPAVTAPAPAPVSAPATIALDGKGGIDFGGKLVTTTNSTLASGIQPKTSDFELISTAYASAPVSSCVGDMPRVEGEVKNLSTGQPLNEYATTEFFPGLNGKPWGAAVNGHVASVGPVAILRDEAQVAQNPTMQFISNYKSSNKKQTQPYQALANTYEGETQVLYRVFAVDQKKSPVSCMDIVFDKRAGNAVAGEIYYPKQGDAYVAQFQPIRR comes from the coding sequence ATGCTTAGCACCCGTGTGATGCGTCCCACCGCGCTGGCTGTTGCCGTTGCTGTGGGCCTGAGTGGCTGTGCCACGATTGATCGTACCGTCGCCGAGAACGACAGCTGGGTTAGCTGCGTGGGTGGCGGCCTGATGGGCGCACTGGCTGGTGCAGCGGTTGGTGCTGCGACAAAGGGCGATGGCAAGGCCATTGCTATTGGCGCGGTAGCTGGCGCTGCTGTCGGGTGTGGCGCTGGCCTGCTCTACAAGAAGCGGGTTGACCGCTTGCAGGCCATCGCCAAGGAAGAAGGCCTGCAAATGAAGGTGCGCGAGCTGAAGGCGGTAGAAACTCCCGCCACCGCTGGCCAGGCTGCCAAGTTCAAGCCGGTGGGCATCGAGGCCGAGCTTCAGCTTCAGGAAATGTTCCAGGTAGGTTCTGCCGTGATCACTCCCGAGGGCTACCGCAAGCTAACCCGTGTTGCGGGTGAGTTCGTCGAGAAGCGCGAGGCGGCTGCTCAGGCTCAACCCGGTCAGGCACAGCTGCCCCGCAAGAAGGTTCTGGTCGTTGGCCATACCGACTCGACCGGCCCGGCTGAGCTGAACCAGAAACTGTCCGAGCAGCGCGCTCGTGCCGTTGGTGAGATTCTGGCGGCGGCCGGCGTTGCCAAGTCCGACATCTACTATCAGGGCGCTGGCGCTTCCCGCCCGATCGCTTCGAACACCACTGAGCAAGGTCGCGCCGACAACCGTCGCGTCGAGTTCATCGAGGTCGAGAACGAAGAGCTGCTGGTCAAGCGCGTGCAGGATGAGCGCAACAACTCGAAGTACCTGGCACACGGCACCGCGCCGGCAACCAAGGTCAAGCCTGCCCCGACCAAGCCGGCACCGGTGGTGAAGAGCGAGCCAGCTGTACAGGCTCCGGTCGTTAAAGCACCGGCTGTTCAGGAACCAGCAGTCACCGCTCCAGCCCCGGCCCCGGTATCCGCCCCGGCCACCATCGCGCTCGACGGCAAAGGCGGCATCGACTTCGGCGGCAAACTGGTCACCACCACCAATTCGACCCTGGCCAGCGGCATCCAGCCGAAGACTTCGGATTTCGAACTGATCAGCACCGCCTACGCCAGTGCGCCGGTCAGTTCGTGCGTGGGCGACATGCCGCGCGTCGAGGGTGAGGTGAAGAACCTCTCGACTGGCCAGCCGCTCAATGAGTACGCCACCACTGAGTTCTTCCCCGGCCTGAACGGCAAGCCGTGGGGTGCTGCGGTGAATGGCCATGTGGCGTCGGTCGGCCCGGTGGCCATCCTGCGCGATGAGGCACAGGTCGCCCAGAACCCGACCATGCAGTTCATCAGCAACTACAAGTCCAGCAACAAGAAGCAGACCCAGCCCTATCAGGCCTTGGCCAACACCTACGAAGGTGAAACCCAGGTCCTGTACCGCGTCTTCGCCGTCGACCAGAAGAAGTCGCCGGTCAGCTGCATGGACATCGTTTTCGACAAGCGCGCCGGTAATGCGGTGGCTGGCGAGATCTATTACCCGAAACAGGGTGACGCCTACGTCGCTCAGTTCCAACCAATTCGCCGCTAA
- a CDS encoding HNH endonuclease family protein → MFHRSITGHRLLHCIGNLTLATPGYNSTLSNCAFAEKRPEIAANSSLMLNSYFQLLTDQDVWDEAVLQKRAQGLLPLAIQLWPRPASIP, encoded by the coding sequence ATATTTCATAGGAGCATCACGGGTCACCGATTGCTGCACTGTATCGGCAACCTTACTCTGGCCACGCCCGGCTATAACTCGACTTTGAGTAATTGTGCCTTTGCCGAGAAGCGCCCAGAAATCGCAGCAAACAGCAGTTTGATGCTGAACAGCTATTTCCAATTGCTGACCGATCAAGACGTGTGGGATGAGGCCGTCCTGCAAAAGCGAGCGCAAGGTTTATTGCCCTTGGCAATCCAGCTGTGGCCTCGTCCTGCGAGCATTCCGTAG
- a CDS encoding TetR/AcrR family transcriptional regulator has product MQNANSHITIDGGVSLQEAISGIRGPRPAHTATACEILDAAVALVEEVGAENFSAHKVAERSGLKLASVQYYFPTRAALVRAMIEYWIDDYHDRLITKLTGQSADPAAAMRDYLDFLMVESLALRGRAFWNYVWSLADLDADVSAALTQFMTLYRSLFALLIRRVNSALSEREALRLAAALSSMIDGIGSVVGEGRPAAADLVGIEAMVKSLAFRIAVEVPR; this is encoded by the coding sequence ATGCAAAATGCCAATTCTCATATTACGATTGACGGGGGCGTTAGCCTGCAAGAGGCGATATCTGGCATTCGCGGACCGCGCCCGGCGCATACCGCTACAGCGTGTGAAATCTTGGATGCCGCTGTGGCGCTGGTCGAAGAAGTGGGCGCAGAAAATTTTTCGGCGCACAAGGTGGCGGAACGTTCGGGCCTGAAGCTGGCTTCGGTACAATATTATTTTCCGACCCGCGCGGCACTGGTGCGCGCAATGATCGAATATTGGATCGATGATTATCATGACCGCCTGATTACCAAACTGACGGGTCAGTCGGCTGATCCAGCAGCAGCCATGCGCGATTATCTGGATTTTCTGATGGTTGAGTCGCTCGCGCTGCGCGGCCGCGCATTCTGGAATTATGTCTGGTCCCTTGCCGATCTCGACGCCGACGTCAGCGCCGCACTGACGCAGTTTATGACGCTCTATCGCTCGTTGTTTGCGCTGCTGATCCGCCGGGTCAATAGCGCGCTCTCCGAACGGGAAGCCCTTCGCTTGGCAGCGGCGCTCAGCAGCATGATCGACGGGATTGGATCGGTGGTGGGGGAAGGCAGGCCAGCTGCTGCTGACCTTGTTGGTATAGAGGCTATGGTCAAGTCTCTGGCGTTCCGGATTGCGGTGGAGGTACCCCGTTAA
- a CDS encoding RES family NAD+ phosphorylase, with product MSYLSSLPLLAGDQVQGYRLVNSKFPPIALFDDVANAEDFETLFQAQALTNPRLLNEVGKLELIPRSEIPFGITGCSYATAPFTHVNQDGSRFSDGRFGVLYVADDIDTAVAEVRHHQSRYWSNVTGLRFERFVFRGLNCTFTDEGMRDACGIAINDPIYSPDDYSSAQMLGREAKMAACPGLRYNSVRAPGHVCWALMTPRLVTSIIQTTHYEMVWNGAVTSVNKLQMLKG from the coding sequence GTGAGTTACCTGTCCAGCCTCCCGCTGCTCGCCGGCGACCAGGTGCAGGGTTACCGTCTGGTCAATTCGAAGTTCCCGCCGATCGCACTGTTCGATGACGTGGCCAACGCCGAGGACTTCGAGACCTTGTTCCAGGCACAGGCGCTGACCAATCCACGCCTGCTGAACGAAGTCGGCAAGCTGGAGCTGATCCCTCGATCCGAGATCCCGTTCGGCATCACCGGCTGCTCTTACGCCACGGCACCGTTCACTCACGTTAATCAGGATGGCTCGCGCTTCAGCGATGGCCGCTTTGGCGTCCTCTACGTGGCCGATGACATCGACACGGCAGTTGCCGAGGTGCGCCATCACCAGTCCCGTTACTGGTCGAACGTCACCGGCCTGCGCTTTGAGCGTTTCGTGTTCCGCGGGTTGAACTGCACGTTCACCGATGAGGGCATGCGTGATGCCTGTGGCATTGCGATCAATGATCCGATCTACAGCCCCGATGACTACAGCTCAGCGCAGATGCTCGGCCGTGAAGCGAAAATGGCTGCATGCCCTGGGCTACGATACAACTCAGTTCGTGCACCAGGGCATGTCTGCTGGGCGCTGATGACGCCGCGGCTTGTCACCTCGATCATCCAGACGACTCACTACGAAATGGTCTGGAACGGCGCAGTCACCAGCGTAAACAAGCTTCAGATGCTCAAGGGGTGA
- a CDS encoding tyrosine-type recombinase/integrase produces the protein MLKHDHPVFNRSFRKVAEEYIAVQQRRADTGEISAARVKNLKNVLLGSLDRYVGNTQVHLIGPDRWKQYPTWRRENGTGRHRPQISDATIEFEMGAFNAAMNFAISKRYVPASQRFEGKPKLKTMRRDEFTLEEYRKLHTVGRAWIAKATKAPSAWARTMCYNFMLIMCNTGMRPPEAKNLRWRDIMPAKDRDGKEIVVLFVQGKGKSRKLVAPKSVGDYLDRIRAISKATGQDDAVFTTITGKPVKFLYEDAVEKLLTEAELKIGPNGTPRSTYCFRHTYATFRLSEGVDVYILAEQMGTSVKMIEQHYGHVNTIKHADRVLQGMSGWEPMVNDPTDNDGTARSSAKASAGAKARLATPTHRARIQRR, from the coding sequence TTGCTCAAACATGACCATCCCGTGTTCAATCGCTCGTTCCGGAAAGTGGCGGAGGAATATATCGCCGTGCAGCAGCGTCGCGCTGACACAGGCGAGATTTCCGCCGCGCGGGTCAAAAACCTCAAAAATGTCCTGCTTGGGTCGCTTGATCGCTATGTGGGCAACACACAGGTTCACCTCATCGGGCCGGATCGCTGGAAACAATATCCGACTTGGCGGCGCGAGAACGGGACTGGCCGACACCGCCCCCAGATCAGCGATGCCACCATTGAGTTCGAGATGGGCGCGTTTAATGCCGCCATGAACTTTGCGATCAGCAAACGCTATGTTCCCGCCAGCCAACGCTTCGAGGGCAAGCCAAAGCTCAAAACCATGCGCCGCGATGAATTCACGTTGGAGGAATATCGCAAGCTGCATACGGTGGGACGCGCATGGATTGCCAAGGCCACAAAAGCGCCGAGTGCATGGGCGCGCACAATGTGCTACAATTTCATGCTGATTATGTGCAACACCGGGATGCGACCGCCCGAGGCGAAGAACCTGCGCTGGCGCGACATCATGCCCGCCAAGGATCGCGACGGCAAAGAGATCGTCGTCCTGTTCGTCCAGGGCAAAGGCAAATCGCGCAAGTTGGTCGCACCCAAGAGCGTGGGTGACTATCTTGACCGCATTCGTGCTATCTCGAAAGCCACGGGGCAGGACGATGCTGTTTTCACCACCATCACCGGCAAACCCGTCAAATTCCTGTATGAAGACGCCGTTGAGAAACTGCTGACCGAAGCTGAACTCAAAATCGGGCCGAACGGCACTCCGCGCTCAACCTATTGCTTCCGGCACACCTATGCCACCTTCCGGCTTAGCGAAGGTGTCGATGTTTATATTCTCGCCGAGCAGATGGGCACCTCGGTCAAGATGATCGAGCAGCATTATGGTCATGTGAACACCATCAAACATGCCGACCGCGTGTTGCAGGGCATGAGCGGATGGGAGCCGATGGTGAACGATCCGACCGACAATGACGGCACGGCCCGATCATCGGCCAAAGCGTCGGCAGGCGCAAAGGCACGGCTCGCGACGCCAACTCACCGGGCGCGAATACAACGGCGGTAA
- a CDS encoding SCP2 sterol-binding domain-containing protein, with protein MTVDELIGQMAENRAWIAGARVAIDFGDDGAVLLDGIAQGVRCAELGEPADTHIAVSWTDWLALTRGSLDPRRAINNGKIVITGDMNNVAKLIELGHRMF; from the coding sequence ATGACCGTTGACGAGCTGATCGGGCAAATGGCCGAAAACCGCGCGTGGATTGCGGGAGCGCGGGTGGCTATTGATTTTGGCGATGATGGCGCAGTCTTGCTTGACGGTATCGCGCAAGGCGTCCGGTGCGCGGAACTGGGGGAGCCAGCAGACACACATATCGCCGTTAGCTGGACCGACTGGCTGGCGCTGACGCGCGGCTCGCTTGACCCACGCCGGGCTATCAACAACGGCAAGATTGTCATCACTGGCGATATGAACAACGTCGCCAAATTGATCGAGCTGGGGCACCGCATGTTTTGA
- a CDS encoding helix-hairpin-helix domain-containing protein, whose protein sequence is MHFLFRCSPNPLFAIEGLPGVGPATAVKALNHFRSVHAVINASIDDLCAVPGIGRSKAQKLFESIHWRMPEGVSAEGCRSLFVDQV, encoded by the coding sequence GTGCACTTTCTGTTCCGTTGCTCCCCCAACCCCCTGTTTGCCATCGAGGGGCTGCCGGGCGTAGGCCCAGCAACAGCAGTCAAAGCCCTCAACCATTTCCGCTCAGTGCATGCGGTCATCAATGCGTCGATAGACGATCTCTGTGCCGTTCCTGGTATCGGCAGGAGCAAAGCCCAAAAGCTGTTTGAGTCCATTCACTGGAGAATGCCAGAGGGCGTCTCTGCTGAAGGCTGCCGATCGCTATTCGTTGATCAAGTCTAA
- a CDS encoding antitoxin Xre-like helix-turn-helix domain-containing protein, translating into MNATLKAAAFTKDQSRVVLNTALNILGKWAASTEQSCNILRVSRSTISRAHQGKAVELDSDQLERASIVLNCHAALRLVFDNPENVYGFPQMENHNDFFNGRRPLEIMAQGDLMSLFETYKRIDALRGAGW; encoded by the coding sequence ATGAACGCCACCCTCAAAGCAGCCGCTTTCACCAAGGATCAGAGCCGTGTGGTGTTGAACACGGCACTCAACATCCTGGGGAAGTGGGCCGCGTCCACTGAGCAGTCCTGCAACATCCTGCGCGTCTCGCGCAGCACCATCAGTCGTGCCCACCAGGGTAAGGCAGTGGAGCTGGACAGCGATCAACTGGAGCGCGCCAGCATCGTGCTGAACTGCCACGCGGCGCTGCGTCTGGTGTTCGACAACCCGGAGAACGTCTACGGTTTCCCGCAGATGGAGAACCACAACGACTTCTTCAATGGCAGGCGTCCGCTGGAGATCATGGCTCAGGGCGACCTGATGTCCCTGTTCGAGACGTACAAGCGCATTGACGCGCTGCGGGGAGCCGGCTGGTGA
- a CDS encoding nucleotidyltransferase domain-containing protein: protein MQNEVRLARAEMTKALVAMCARLDESGVSHAQYTHEYAGDVISLFTPARLWVFGSYARGATECGDLDVLIELDYQAGPCPPAEVVANVLFGEVGRLSLFLGTPEQNKAGFDITDAVLIWSGKGSDWRGAIDSINVDTDAGRFEREHDQLPLRPQQFAAGMDTRSLVSWGIRNGVFDSQFIPLESLDTSAFEPEAGNEAVLATLAHCPDQQTQALIPAIYKAIEPLEPNAPVVPGGEADFACGAIVIGVGKPYLMPWHLESDAVSHLLLVPHISERGPNGIWILSRGPEYKRHQETYREIEFF from the coding sequence ATGCAGAACGAAGTTAGGCTGGCTCGGGCCGAGATGACGAAAGCACTGGTGGCTATGTGCGCCAGGCTCGACGAATCCGGTGTAAGCCATGCTCAGTACACGCACGAGTACGCAGGCGATGTCATCTCTCTCTTCACGCCTGCCAGGCTCTGGGTCTTCGGTTCCTATGCCAGAGGCGCTACGGAGTGTGGTGACCTGGATGTACTGATCGAACTCGACTACCAAGCCGGCCCATGCCCTCCGGCAGAAGTGGTGGCCAATGTCCTGTTCGGTGAGGTCGGCCGGCTATCTCTATTCCTGGGAACGCCAGAGCAGAACAAAGCTGGGTTCGACATTACCGACGCTGTGCTGATCTGGTCAGGGAAGGGTAGCGATTGGCGGGGTGCCATTGACTCGATCAATGTCGATACGGATGCCGGGCGCTTTGAGCGTGAACATGACCAGTTGCCACTCCGGCCACAACAGTTTGCTGCCGGTATGGATACGCGGTCCCTCGTGTCGTGGGGGATTCGCAACGGAGTATTCGACAGTCAGTTCATCCCGCTGGAAAGCCTCGATACCTCAGCGTTCGAACCTGAAGCCGGGAATGAAGCGGTCCTTGCAACGCTGGCCCACTGTCCCGACCAGCAAACCCAAGCGCTGATACCGGCGATCTACAAAGCCATTGAGCCGTTGGAACCCAACGCCCCTGTGGTGCCAGGCGGGGAGGCAGACTTCGCGTGCGGTGCAATCGTGATCGGAGTAGGGAAGCCGTACCTGATGCCCTGGCATCTGGAGAGTGATGCCGTGAGCCATCTGCTCCTGGTCCCGCATATCTCTGAACGGGGGCCAAACGGGATCTGGATTCTCAGCCGAGGCCCTGAGTACAAACGCCATCAGGAAACATACCGAGAAATCGAATTCTTCTAG
- a CDS encoding beta-galactosidase, which produces MKKMYVGLLSVILAGVLQVEAQAAPLAIKPVKSVAWADFLGMNTQFTWVSPEARRAQMAKMKELGLKWHREGIHWELLEPEEMQFRFAEVDDTVKAAGENGLLSSLYLVGSARHQTTAPAGVSNPDQYPPKSAAVYADRLAMLAERYPTVKAWQVWNEPNIPSFWQPNEDPAAYSVLLRESVAALAARAPAAQRVIGGMAYYSQMPIAGGLMFQALAGTGDLTPERVVAYHPYTNSAEGATPADRDFIDTANWLNTNLRQAGVKDIWATEFGWSSYAGPSELQPIVGEAGQADLTIRRLALMSAMDFNRVFLFTLADLDERATVRDRSYGLIRQDGTNKPVFTALKRMLATAGPSLSPADVPAYTASPQSLISISWKKPDGKRVLMFWANETGSLKFANSGSVVVNDPLTGGKVTVSPVGGAVSLSVGKTLKIATY; this is translated from the coding sequence ATGAAGAAAATGTACGTTGGGCTGCTGAGCGTCATCTTGGCAGGCGTTCTCCAGGTTGAGGCTCAAGCTGCACCGTTGGCCATCAAGCCGGTCAAGAGTGTGGCGTGGGCCGACTTTCTGGGCATGAACACTCAGTTCACATGGGTCAGCCCCGAAGCCCGCCGCGCGCAGATGGCCAAGATGAAGGAGCTGGGGCTGAAGTGGCACCGCGAGGGCATTCACTGGGAGCTGCTCGAACCCGAGGAAATGCAGTTTCGCTTCGCCGAGGTCGACGACACGGTAAAAGCAGCCGGTGAAAACGGCCTCCTGTCTTCGCTGTACCTGGTTGGCTCTGCCCGTCACCAGACCACCGCCCCGGCCGGGGTATCGAACCCGGATCAATACCCGCCAAAGTCCGCCGCAGTGTACGCCGATCGCCTTGCGATGCTGGCTGAGCGATACCCGACCGTGAAGGCGTGGCAGGTATGGAATGAGCCGAACATTCCGAGCTTCTGGCAGCCGAATGAAGACCCTGCGGCCTATTCGGTTCTCCTGCGGGAAAGCGTTGCTGCCCTTGCAGCGCGAGCTCCAGCTGCGCAGCGTGTCATTGGCGGCATGGCCTACTACAGCCAGATGCCGATAGCTGGCGGGCTGATGTTCCAAGCGCTGGCAGGCACTGGTGATCTGACCCCCGAACGGGTTGTTGCCTACCACCCCTATACGAACAGCGCCGAGGGTGCGACACCGGCCGACCGCGATTTCATCGATACAGCGAACTGGCTCAACACCAATCTCCGTCAGGCCGGCGTGAAAGACATCTGGGCCACCGAGTTCGGCTGGTCGAGCTATGCCGGCCCTTCGGAGTTGCAACCAATCGTTGGTGAAGCAGGCCAAGCCGATCTGACAATTCGCCGCCTGGCACTCATGAGCGCCATGGATTTCAACCGAGTGTTCCTCTTCACCCTGGCTGATCTCGACGAGCGCGCGACCGTCAGGGATCGCAGTTATGGCCTGATTCGCCAGGACGGGACGAACAAACCGGTATTCACGGCGCTGAAGCGCATGCTGGCAACTGCTGGCCCGTCGCTCAGCCCGGCCGATGTGCCTGCTTACACAGCCTCTCCACAGAGCCTGATCTCGATCAGCTGGAAGAAGCCTGACGGCAAGCGTGTGCTGATGTTCTGGGCCAACGAGACGGGCTCGCTCAAGTTTGCAAACAGCGGCAGCGTGGTAGTGAACGATCCGCTCACCGGTGGCAAGGTGACTGTTTCCCCGGTGGGCGGCGCGGTGAGTCTGAGTGTCGGCAAGACACTTAAGATCGCGACCTACTGA